In a single window of the Streptomyces sp. NBC_00094 genome:
- a CDS encoding GNAT family N-acetyltransferase, with the protein MIVPETQIRTAEAGDDTVLAELDRATWSPLHAVLPAPTEPYEPFFDTRHPPEDYLVAVVGGEVVGYVRLGLPTPLAATAHVRQIQGLVVAESVRGRGVARALLRAATDRARAEGARRITLRVLAHNAPARALYASEGFVIEGVLPGELLIAGEYVDDVLMGKSLLD; encoded by the coding sequence CACCGTCCTGGCCGAGCTCGACCGGGCCACCTGGTCGCCCCTGCACGCGGTGCTGCCCGCACCGACGGAGCCGTACGAGCCCTTCTTCGACACCCGTCACCCGCCCGAGGACTACCTCGTGGCCGTGGTGGGCGGTGAAGTCGTCGGCTACGTACGGCTCGGGCTGCCGACCCCGCTGGCCGCCACCGCCCATGTGCGCCAGATCCAGGGCCTGGTCGTCGCCGAGTCCGTCCGCGGCCGGGGCGTGGCGCGGGCGCTGCTGCGCGCCGCGACGGACCGGGCCCGCGCGGAGGGAGCCCGCCGGATCACCCTGCGGGTCCTCGCGCACAACGCCCCGGCCCGCGCGCTCTACGCCTCCGAGGGCTTCGTGATCGAGGGCGTCCTGCCGGGCGAGCTCCTGATCGCGGGGGAGTACGTGGACGACGTCCTCATGGGGAAGTCCCTCCTCGACTGA